In Emcibacteraceae bacterium, a single window of DNA contains:
- a CDS encoding SDR family oxidoreductase gives MRLNEKIAIVTGGASGFGAGIVRKFAAEGANVVIADLNITLAENLAAELGENVMAVEVDVSDGESVKALVERTVSAFKTVDILVNNAGIGHIPQPLDQLPESDFDRIFNVNAKSVYNTAKHIVPIMKKAGSGAILNVASTGGVSPRPNLTWYNASKGWMITATRGMAVELAPFGIRVNAINPVAGDTPLLKTFMGEDTPEIRAKFLSTIPIGRFSTPEDMGNAACYLCSDEASMVTGVAMEVDGGRCI, from the coding sequence ATGAGATTAAATGAAAAAATAGCAATTGTAACAGGTGGTGCATCCGGTTTTGGTGCCGGGATTGTCCGCAAATTTGCGGCTGAAGGGGCCAATGTGGTCATTGCCGATCTGAATATCACGCTGGCGGAAAATCTGGCCGCCGAACTTGGTGAAAATGTAATGGCGGTTGAGGTCGATGTTTCGGATGGGGAAAGCGTTAAGGCCCTTGTTGAAAGAACGGTTTCAGCGTTTAAAACAGTTGATATTCTGGTCAATAATGCCGGGATCGGCCATATCCCCCAGCCGCTTGACCAGCTCCCTGAAAGCGATTTTGACCGGATTTTTAATGTCAATGCCAAATCGGTCTATAACACGGCGAAACATATTGTCCCGATTATGAAAAAGGCCGGAAGCGGCGCCATTTTAAATGTGGCGAGTACCGGCGGTGTCAGCCCGCGTCCCAATCTGACCTGGTATAATGCGTCAAAGGGCTGGATGATTACGGCAACCCGCGGCATGGCGGTTGAGCTTGCCCCCTTTGGTATTCGGGTCAATGCCATTAACCCGGTTGCGGGGGATACGCCGCTGCTGAAGACCTTTATGGGTGAAGACACACCGGAAATAAGGGCAAAATTCCTCTCGACCATTCCGATCGGCCGCTTTTCAACACCGGAGGATATGGGCAATGCCGCCTGTTATCTGTGCAGTGATGAGGCGAGCATGGTTACCGGGGTGGCGATGGAGGTTGACGGCGGACGCTGTATCTAA
- a CDS encoding aldehyde dehydrogenase family protein, whose translation MTISFNTEQILIGGQWRNAENNRTLDLINPSTGELLCKIGRGSDKDIDDAVKAAQAALDGEWGKMTATQRGRILTKIGEKILEHVDELTRLESLDVGKPTTQARNDAIAMARYMEFYGGAADKVMGHTIPYMDGYTVYTLREPHGVTGHIVPWNYPMQIAGRCIGGALAMGNTCVLKPAEEACLTALLFARIAEESGLPKGVLNVVTGLGNEAGAALSSHPGVHHISFTGSVGVGKLIEKAAGENIVPVTLELGGKSPQIVFDDADLEAALPFLVGACIQNGGQTCSAGSRLIIQRGVYEKVIKMVSEKISAMKVGPATDNLDVGPLISKKQQDVVEGYINAGLESGLKIAAQGQIMDGCPENGCYVRPTLFRDVPPDHKLAQEEIFGPVQVAIPFDSEEEAVEIANGTDYGLVTGVWTRDGGCQMRMAKAIKAGQIFINNYGAGGGVELPFGGMRKSGFGREKGFEALYGFSVLKTVAVRHG comes from the coding sequence ATGACAATATCTTTCAACACTGAGCAGATTCTCATCGGTGGTCAGTGGCGTAACGCGGAAAATAACCGCACCCTTGACCTGATAAACCCGTCAACCGGGGAGCTACTCTGCAAAATCGGGCGTGGCTCGGACAAGGATATTGATGATGCAGTGAAAGCGGCGCAGGCCGCCCTTGACGGTGAATGGGGAAAAATGACCGCGACCCAGCGTGGACGGATACTCACGAAAATTGGTGAAAAAATACTGGAACATGTTGATGAACTGACCCGTCTTGAAAGTCTTGATGTGGGAAAACCAACCACCCAGGCCAGAAATGATGCCATTGCCATGGCCCGTTATATGGAATTTTACGGTGGGGCCGCTGATAAGGTAATGGGCCACACAATTCCCTATATGGATGGATATACTGTTTATACACTGCGTGAGCCGCATGGTGTCACCGGTCACATTGTGCCCTGGAATTACCCGATGCAGATTGCAGGGCGCTGCATTGGCGGTGCACTGGCCATGGGTAATACATGTGTATTAAAACCGGCGGAAGAAGCCTGCCTGACCGCGCTTTTATTTGCCAGAATAGCCGAGGAATCGGGACTGCCAAAAGGAGTTTTAAATGTGGTCACCGGGCTTGGCAATGAGGCGGGGGCAGCCCTTTCCAGCCATCCCGGCGTTCATCATATCAGCTTTACCGGCTCAGTCGGTGTCGGTAAACTGATTGAAAAAGCGGCCGGGGAAAATATTGTGCCGGTGACACTGGAACTTGGCGGGAAATCACCACAGATTGTCTTTGATGATGCGGATCTTGAGGCCGCTTTACCTTTTCTTGTCGGTGCTTGTATCCAAAATGGCGGGCAGACCTGCTCCGCCGGAAGCCGGCTCATAATCCAGCGCGGGGTTTATGAAAAAGTGATCAAAATGGTTTCTGAAAAAATAAGCGCCATGAAAGTGGGGCCGGCAACAGATAATCTGGATGTCGGGCCGCTTATTTCAAAAAAACAGCAGGATGTGGTTGAAGGCTATATTAATGCCGGGCTAGAAAGCGGATTAAAAATTGCCGCGCAGGGGCAGATTATGGACGGATGCCCGGAAAATGGCTGTTATGTAAGGCCAACCCTTTTTCGCGATGTGCCACCGGATCATAAACTGGCGCAGGAAGAAATATTCGGCCCCGTTCAGGTCGCAATCCCTTTTGACAGCGAGGAAGAAGCGGTGGAAATTGCCAATGGCACTGATTATGGGCTGGTGACCGGGGTCTGGACCCGCGATGGTGGTTGCCAGATGCGCATGGCCAAGGCGATCAAAGCCGGACAGATATTTATCAACAACTACGGGGCCGGGGGCGGGGTTGAGCTGCCATTTGGCGGTATGCGTAAATCAGGCTTTGGCCGGGAAAAGGGGTTTGAAGCCCTTTATGGCTTCAGCGTTCTTAAAACCGTCGCGGTTCGTCATGGTTAA
- a CDS encoding dipeptide ABC transporter ATP-binding protein, whose amino-acid sequence MSLLDIQDLSLSIHGTTILEKVSLSIEKGQVVAIVGESGSGKSMTSSAVIRLLPDGATTSGAIWLKDQNISEKPEKEMCAVRANDIGMVFQEPMTALNPVETIGAQVMEAIRISEPGLGRAEVRERAELALHRVGLDNQRFPLNTYPHKLSGGQRQRVVIAIAISQKPALLIADEPTTALDVTTQAKIMTLLKKLVDQDKMGLLLISHDLAVVSDIADHIVIMKDGKVVEQGPRNGFFENMKHDYTKMLFAAAHHKLQQKFIVEDAEPVLEVRNLSKEYKIGRKDKLRAVNDVSFTIKRGENIGLVGESGCGKSTLTRCILGLEDFQKGEILIAGHKFNGERRLRRHINVVFQDPYGSFNPRHKVGRLVAEPYYALDNPPSASEQKEKVIEMLDHVGLSVSDIDKYPHEFSGGQRQRIAIARALITEPDIILLDEATSALDVLIRDQILELLARLTSVFGISYLFVSHDLTTVKNITDRVLVMKDGVIVEEGITAEVYQNPSHPYTKALLEASPDITKSKVKNKEQFNDNIFQH is encoded by the coding sequence ATGTCACTGCTTGATATACAGGATTTAAGCCTTTCCATTCATGGCACCACTATTCTTGAAAAAGTGAGCCTCAGCATTGAAAAAGGACAGGTTGTGGCGATTGTCGGGGAAAGCGGTTCGGGTAAATCCATGACTTCATCCGCCGTGATCCGGCTTCTGCCGGATGGGGCGACTACATCAGGGGCCATCTGGTTAAAGGATCAGAATATCAGCGAAAAGCCGGAAAAGGAAATGTGCGCGGTTCGTGCCAACGATATCGGTATGGTGTTTCAGGAACCGATGACCGCGTTAAACCCGGTTGAGACCATCGGCGCACAGGTGATGGAAGCGATCCGGATTTCAGAACCCGGTCTTGGCCGCGCAGAAGTGCGGGAGCGGGCGGAGCTGGCCTTGCACCGGGTTGGCCTTGATAATCAGCGTTTCCCATTGAATACCTATCCCCATAAGCTTTCCGGCGGGCAGCGACAAAGGGTGGTGATTGCCATTGCCATATCCCAAAAACCGGCACTTTTAATTGCGGATGAGCCGACAACGGCACTTGATGTGACGACACAGGCAAAAATTATGACACTTCTTAAAAAACTGGTTGATCAGGATAAAATGGGCCTGCTTTTGATCAGTCATGATCTTGCGGTGGTTTCTGATATTGCCGATCATATTGTTATTATGAAAGACGGTAAAGTGGTGGAGCAGGGACCAAGGAACGGTTTTTTTGAAAATATGAAACATGACTATACAAAAATGCTGTTTGCAGCCGCCCATCATAAATTGCAGCAGAAATTTATTGTAGAGGATGCGGAACCCGTGCTTGAAGTGCGGAACTTAAGCAAGGAGTATAAAATCGGACGTAAAGACAAACTGCGGGCGGTCAATGATGTAAGCTTCACCATAAAAAGGGGGGAGAATATTGGTCTTGTCGGGGAAAGTGGCTGCGGTAAATCAACCCTGACCCGCTGTATTTTGGGACTTGAGGATTTTCAGAAAGGGGAAATTCTGATTGCGGGACATAAATTTAATGGTGAACGACGCTTAAGGCGCCATATAAATGTGGTGTTTCAGGACCCATACGGCAGCTTTAATCCACGCCATAAGGTGGGCCGACTGGTGGCTGAACCTTATTATGCCCTTGATAATCCACCCAGTGCCTCCGAGCAAAAAGAAAAAGTTATTGAAATGCTCGACCATGTAGGCTTAAGCGTAAGTGATATTGATAAATATCCGCATGAATTTTCCGGCGGGCAGCGCCAGCGCATTGCCATCGCCCGGGCGCTGATTACGGAACCGGATATTATATTGCTCGATGAAGCGACATCAGCCCTTGATGTCCTGATCCGGGACCAGATACTCGAACTTCTCGCCAGACTTACATCCGTATTCGGGATTTCCTATCTGTTTGTGTCGCACGATCTGACGACGGTGAAGAATATTACAGACCGGGTGCTGGTAATGAAAGACGGGGTTATCGTTGAGGAAGGAATAACAGCAGAGGTTTACCAGAACCCCAGCCATCCATACACAAAAGCATTGCTCGAAGCGAGCCCGGACATTACAAAGAGTAAAGTAAAAAATAAGGAACAGTTTAATGACAATATCTTTCAACACTGA
- a CDS encoding ABC transporter permease, with translation MNRFPFSFIVGGVLTFIFTFVAILSFFWTPYDVEAINIAGKFAAPGLDHLMGTDHFGRDIFSMVMVGTRNAIAVSLVAVGIGMILGVPLGLWAAGSRMNGGSLIDEMLMRGNDLVFAFPSLLMAIMITAVFGPGAINAIIAIGIFNIPVFARMSRGGALSLWTRDYIMAARVAGKGMMRISYEHILPNILNILIVQATIQFSIAIIAEASLSYVGLGTQPPNPSLGRMLNDAQTMIFFAPWLAYFPGGVIVAMVLGLNLMGDGLRDMLDPKLKKRKTGDVTA, from the coding sequence ATGAACCGTTTCCCCTTTAGTTTCATTGTCGGCGGGGTACTGACTTTTATTTTTACCTTTGTCGCCATTCTGTCCTTTTTCTGGACACCCTATGATGTGGAAGCGATCAATATTGCCGGTAAGTTTGCGGCGCCGGGGCTTGACCATCTTATGGGGACAGATCATTTCGGCCGTGATATTTTTTCAATGGTGATGGTGGGGACAAGAAATGCCATTGCCGTATCCCTTGTGGCGGTTGGTATTGGTATGATATTAGGCGTGCCGCTCGGGCTTTGGGCAGCAGGCAGCCGCATGAATGGCGGCAGTCTGATTGATGAAATGCTGATGCGGGGCAATGATCTGGTTTTTGCCTTTCCGTCACTCTTGATGGCGATTATGATTACCGCCGTTTTCGGCCCTGGGGCAATCAACGCCATTATTGCCATTGGCATATTTAATATTCCGGTTTTCGCCAGAATGAGCAGGGGGGGTGCCTTAAGCCTCTGGACCCGTGATTATATCATGGCGGCAAGGGTTGCGGGCAAGGGCATGATGCGGATCAGTTATGAACATATCCTTCCCAATATATTAAATATTCTGATTGTTCAGGCGACAATCCAGTTTTCAATAGCAATTATCGCCGAAGCCAGCCTCTCCTACGTCGGGCTTGGAACCCAGCCACCGAATCCGAGCCTGGGCAGGATGCTGAATGATGCCCAGACCATGATCTTCTTTGCGCCCTGGCTGGCATATTTCCCCGGTGGTGTGATTGTGGCGATGGTGCTTGGACTTAACCTGATGGGGGACGGCCTGCGTGATATGCTTGATCCGAAATTAAAGAAAAGAAAGACCGGCGATGTCACTGCTTGA
- a CDS encoding ABC transporter permease yields the protein MAQYILKRLLSLVMTLIVATIVIFLIIEVVPGDPAAYMMGLSGSTEAADALRVELGLDKGALERYFSWVGGMLSGDFGISYTYRVPVSQLIGERTLVSVPLTLYALILSTLIAIPVGVISASRRGSAVDTTLMGMAQVGVAIPNFWFAILMVLIFSTSLGWFSAVGFPGWDAGFWPCIKALTIPAVSLALPQAAILARVMRSSVLEVMQEDYIRTARAKGLSRRQALIRHGLRNAMIPVLTILGLQFSFLLAGGIIIESIFSLPGLGRLVFQSIAQRDLIVVKSIVTLLVLAVVMITFIVDLFYAIVDPRLREGGQR from the coding sequence ATGGCGCAGTATATCTTAAAAAGGCTGCTATCGCTAGTGATGACTTTAATTGTCGCAACGATTGTTATTTTCCTGATTATTGAAGTGGTGCCGGGCGACCCGGCCGCTTATATGATGGGGCTTTCCGGCAGCACTGAGGCCGCTGATGCGCTTCGCGTCGAATTGGGTCTGGATAAGGGGGCGCTCGAAAGATATTTCAGCTGGGTTGGCGGCATGCTGTCCGGTGATTTTGGCATCAGTTATACCTACCGCGTGCCGGTTTCGCAACTGATTGGCGAGCGGACACTTGTTTCTGTACCGCTGACCCTTTATGCGTTGATTTTGTCAACACTTATTGCCATTCCGGTGGGGGTGATCAGCGCGTCGCGGCGGGGCAGTGCTGTTGATACCACGCTTATGGGGATGGCGCAGGTCGGTGTGGCGATCCCCAATTTCTGGTTTGCCATTTTAATGGTGCTTATTTTTTCAACATCGCTTGGGTGGTTTTCCGCTGTCGGCTTTCCCGGCTGGGATGCCGGTTTCTGGCCCTGTATCAAGGCATTGACCATACCGGCTGTATCGCTTGCCCTGCCGCAGGCCGCGATCCTCGCGCGGGTGATGCGCTCATCAGTGCTCGAAGTTATGCAGGAAGATTATATCAGAACCGCCCGCGCCAAGGGCTTAAGCAGGAGGCAGGCACTGATCCGTCATGGACTAAGGAATGCCATGATCCCGGTGCTGACGATCCTCGGGCTTCAGTTTTCCTTTCTGCTGGCGGGGGGGATAATCATTGAAAGTATATTTTCACTGCCTGGTCTGGGCCGGCTGGTTTTTCAGTCAATCGCCCAGCGGGACCTGATTGTCGTGAAATCAATTGTGACACTCTTGGTGCTGGCTGTGGTGATGATCACATTCATTGTGGATCTGTTTTATGCCATTGTTGATCCGCGCCTTCGGGAAGGGGGGCAGCGATGA